The following are encoded in a window of Thermococcus sp. MV5 genomic DNA:
- a CDS encoding MBL fold metallo-hydrolase, producing MKVIGDIHLVDNTFANVYIIVRDNKLITIDTGLPEEYEKIIRYIDGLGRVPEEVELIIATHAHYDHVGALKALKEATGANVAAHKDEVPYLTGERTFIREAEPVNVEVVLNDGDVVEGLKVIHLPGHTPGSICLLDLKTRALFVGDLLYEQDGRLEEVPHHYSLDPMKNREAIRKLLDVDFVHLLPSHGQPVLNEGKEKLRELVGRL from the coding sequence ATGAAAGTTATAGGAGACATTCACCTCGTAGATAACACGTTTGCAAATGTCTATATTATAGTGAGGGATAACAAACTCATAACAATAGATACCGGCCTCCCAGAGGAATATGAGAAGATAATAAGATACATAGACGGCCTAGGTCGAGTTCCCGAGGAAGTGGAACTCATTATAGCTACCCATGCTCATTATGATCATGTGGGTGCCTTGAAGGCCCTTAAAGAAGCCACCGGTGCAAATGTTGCTGCCCATAAAGATGAAGTTCCATATCTTACAGGTGAGAGGACATTCATAAGAGAAGCTGAACCCGTGAATGTGGAAGTGGTTTTGAATGATGGAGACGTAGTCGAGGGGTTAAAGGTTATACACTTACCGGGCCACACACCTGGGAGTATTTGTCTGTTAGATCTAAAAACCAGGGCCCTCTTTGTTGGGGACTTACTCTATGAGCAAGATGGAAGACTCGAAGAGGTCCCGCATCATTACTCTCTCGATCCAATGAAGAACAGAGAAGCGATAAGGAAGCTTTTGGATGTTGACTTTGTGCATTTGTTGCCAAGTCACGGACAACCTGTTTTGAACGAAGGAAAGGAGAAGTTAAGGGAGTTAGTGGGAAGGCTCTGA
- a CDS encoding ArsR family transcriptional regulator codes for MDEHGRLLDVLGNETRRRILLLLTKRPYFVSELSKELRVGQKAVLEHLRILEGAGLIEGRVEKIPRGRPRKYYQIKRGIRLEVLLTPYCFGTEMYEPKVPKVTKEYEEVKQLIKSREPIEIKMKELADFLNEIEGRIEEYMRMKSELEEVRMLAETYMRNLMLRVAKESENHFDELLREFEGILPREIIEDLKRIKKEFRI; via the coding sequence ATGGACGAGCATGGGAGACTACTTGATGTTCTCGGAAACGAGACGAGGAGGAGGATATTATTATTACTAACTAAAAGACCTTATTTTGTAAGTGAGCTTTCTAAAGAGTTAAGAGTTGGTCAAAAAGCTGTTTTGGAACATCTGCGAATTCTTGAAGGAGCGGGCCTAATAGAGGGAAGGGTGGAGAAAATCCCGAGGGGGAGGCCAAGAAAATACTACCAGATCAAACGTGGTATTAGGCTGGAGGTGCTCTTAACCCCTTACTGCTTTGGAACTGAAATGTACGAGCCTAAGGTTCCGAAGGTCACTAAAGAGTATGAAGAGGTAAAACAGCTCATAAAGTCTAGAGAACCCATAGAGATTAAGATGAAAGAACTTGCAGACTTTTTAAACGAAATTGAAGGAAGAATAGAGGAGTACATGAGGATGAAAAGCGAGCTTGAGGAAGTCAGAATGCTCGCTGAGACCTATATGCGAAACCTCATGTTGCGGGTTGCCAAGGAAAGTGAAAATCACTTTGACGAGCTCTTACGAGAATTCGAAGGCATATTGCCTAGAGAAATTATTGAAGATCTAAAAAGGATAAAGAAAGAGTTTCGTATTTAA
- a CDS encoding 30S ribosomal protein S17e: MGNIKQGFIKRTARELFSRYPNEFTRDFEYNKKKVEELTNITSKTMRNRIAGYVTRLVKLKEEGKIL; the protein is encoded by the coding sequence ATGGGAAACATTAAGCAAGGTTTCATTAAGAGAACCGCGAGAGAACTATTTAGTAGGTATCCAAACGAGTTTACAAGGGACTTTGAATACAACAAAAAGAAAGTTGAGGAACTCACAAATATCACAAGCAAAACCATGAGAAACAGGATAGCGGGATATGTCACAAGACTCGTAAAGCTTAAAGAAGAAGGAAAGATCCTTTAA
- a CDS encoding DUF371 domain-containing protein, with amino-acid sequence MLKERIICYGHENVKATHRSTLEITKEDFLTPRGDCIICVKASKGLKDLNEELKKALRRGKRIRIRIIVDDIVDEIEAFGDPRLTFESEVSIVVRKSNYIDGRTLAIKANKSAKDLKRELVKRLRNEDQEVVIELIVGDEI; translated from the coding sequence ATGCTCAAGGAGAGGATCATCTGCTATGGTCACGAGAACGTGAAGGCAACACATCGCTCTACACTGGAGATAACTAAAGAGGATTTTCTAACCCCCAGAGGGGATTGTATCATATGTGTAAAAGCCAGTAAGGGCCTTAAAGACCTAAATGAGGAATTAAAGAAAGCTCTGAGACGGGGGAAGAGAATTAGAATTAGGATAATCGTTGATGACATTGTTGATGAAATTGAGGCTTTTGGAGATCCAAGGTTGACATTTGAAAGCGAGGTTTCAATAGTTGTAAGGAAGAGTAATTATATAGATGGAAGGACTTTGGCAATAAAAGCCAACAAATCAGCAAAAGACCTGAAGAGAGAGCTTGTAAAAAGGCTAAGGAATGAGGACCAAGAGGTTGTTATTGAATTGATCGTTGGGGATGAGATTTAA
- a CDS encoding aldehyde ferredoxin oxidoreductase family protein, with protein sequence MLPKSCTGKSLHIDLSSEKTWEESIPEEWYSLYIGGEGFGAKYLYDNLRPHIDPLSEENKILFITGPLTDTKAPSSGRTVVMFKSPLTGTICASNVGGAFAPHIKRSGYDMIVIHGKAKALKYIYIHNDSVEFVDAEDLRGKSPRETQEIIRERHNNKDIRVAAIGEAGEKLVRISSIMVDGHRAAGRGGGGAVMGSKNLKAVAIFGSRWKTEVAEPAKFEEATKKAINELFSEEFVKDELSKYGTPSFFDAMNLTGLVPFFNWKRSKMPEFNEYIGCKTYHEKLEVKPYSCFNCPVACGRHTKVPEGKYRGIESGGPEYEAMAAFGAKTGVKDIYAVAAANYFANELGLDVISTGQAIATAMEWYEKGLIDKETTDGLELEWGNGDAVVELVKRIGKREGNFAHLLGEGSLRAAKAIGEEAIKYVMHVKGLEMAADEVRTSKGEAWSHMLSPRGADHLRPWASIGDAFGYLSEELGLTERPDPFKEENKAWVKPLEELSMATNLLGVCLFTVITLAVKGETWTQLFNYATGFNFTLKDLFKVSERVINLERLFNVREGFTRKDDYLPGRFSQEAGDGSPLDQEKLLDIFYEIKGWDKDGTPTKEKLNELGLL encoded by the coding sequence GTGTTGCCTAAGAGTTGTACTGGAAAAAGTCTCCATATAGATTTAAGTTCTGAAAAAACTTGGGAGGAATCTATACCGGAGGAGTGGTATTCTCTCTATATAGGTGGAGAAGGATTTGGTGCTAAATACTTATATGACAACTTGAGGCCACATATAGACCCTCTTTCAGAAGAAAACAAAATTCTTTTTATAACGGGCCCACTAACAGATACAAAAGCTCCCTCTTCGGGGAGGACTGTCGTGATGTTTAAGTCTCCACTAACTGGAACTATATGTGCCTCAAACGTTGGGGGGGCATTTGCTCCTCACATCAAGAGAAGTGGTTATGACATGATAGTGATACATGGAAAAGCAAAGGCCCTCAAATATATCTACATCCACAACGATAGCGTGGAATTTGTAGATGCAGAGGATCTTAGGGGAAAATCTCCAAGGGAAACTCAAGAAATTATCAGGGAAAGGCACAATAATAAAGATATCCGAGTAGCTGCGATAGGAGAGGCGGGTGAAAAGTTAGTCAGAATTTCTTCTATAATGGTCGATGGGCATAGAGCCGCAGGACGTGGTGGTGGAGGAGCAGTGATGGGTTCCAAGAACTTAAAGGCAGTGGCAATTTTTGGTTCTAGATGGAAAACGGAAGTTGCAGAACCCGCTAAATTCGAGGAAGCTACAAAAAAGGCTATAAATGAATTGTTCAGTGAAGAGTTCGTCAAAGATGAATTAAGTAAGTATGGGACCCCCTCCTTTTTTGATGCCATGAATCTAACTGGGTTGGTGCCTTTCTTCAACTGGAAGCGAAGCAAAATGCCGGAATTCAATGAATACATAGGATGCAAAACTTATCATGAGAAACTTGAAGTAAAACCCTATTCATGCTTCAACTGCCCTGTTGCATGTGGGAGACATACAAAAGTTCCAGAGGGAAAATACAGGGGAATAGAGAGTGGCGGACCAGAATATGAGGCGATGGCTGCCTTTGGAGCTAAAACTGGGGTTAAGGATATTTATGCTGTTGCTGCTGCGAATTATTTTGCGAATGAGCTTGGTCTGGATGTGATTTCAACTGGTCAAGCAATAGCAACAGCTATGGAATGGTATGAAAAAGGTCTCATAGACAAAGAAACAACAGACGGCTTAGAATTAGAATGGGGTAACGGAGATGCAGTTGTTGAGTTGGTCAAGAGAATAGGGAAGCGAGAGGGTAACTTTGCTCATCTTCTCGGGGAAGGATCACTAAGAGCAGCAAAAGCTATTGGTGAAGAGGCCATAAAATATGTGATGCATGTGAAAGGTCTTGAAATGGCAGCAGATGAAGTTAGAACGAGCAAAGGTGAAGCATGGTCTCACATGCTCTCCCCAAGAGGGGCCGATCATTTGAGGCCATGGGCGTCAATAGGGGATGCATTTGGATATCTAAGTGAGGAGTTGGGACTAACAGAGAGGCCGGATCCGTTTAAAGAAGAGAATAAAGCGTGGGTAAAGCCCTTGGAAGAACTTTCAATGGCTACAAACTTATTGGGTGTATGTCTGTTTACAGTGATAACATTAGCAGTAAAAGGAGAAACTTGGACACAACTCTTTAACTATGCCACTGGCTTCAACTTTACTTTAAAAGACTTGTTTAAGGTGAGTGAGAGAGTAATAAACCTTGAAAGGCTCTTTAATGTTAGGGAAGGGTTCACAAGAAAAGATGATTACTTGCCAGGAAGGTTCAGCCAAGAGGCAGGAGATGGGAGTCCTTTGGACCAAGAAAAACTCCTTGACATATTCTACGAGATAAAAGGATGGGACAAGGATGGAACTCCAACTAAAGAGAAATTGAATGAACTGGGCTTGCTCTAG
- a CDS encoding glycerate kinase — MNANSKELLSYGDVKAKENALNLMEEAIKSADPYEAVKKALKVEDNNLIVRGKEFPINGGIYVLAFGKAACSMSKAVEDVLGDKIVEGIAVTKYGYGLHLRKIKVIEAGHPIPDENSMKGAQLGVELAKKVGKDDILLVLISGGGSALFMLPEDGISLEDKMKTNELLLKSGAKIYEINTVRKHISKVKGGKLAKLVKGTLISLILSDVVGDPLEAIASGPTVKDPTTFQDAYRLLKLYNVWDKLPESVKMHIELGIKGEREETLKEDLPNVHNFLIASNSLACEAAKRKAEELGLNAYILTTTLEGEAREVAIAFGSIIEEIYHRERPFKRPCVLIAGGETTVTIEGEPGLGGPNQEFALSIARKISGLRGVAVLAMDTDGTDGPTDAAGGLVDSYTLSCLREKGLDVEEFLKAHNAYEALKAGKALLVTGPTRTNVNSIIIAVIF, encoded by the coding sequence ATGAATGCGAACTCCAAAGAGCTCTTATCCTATGGTGATGTTAAAGCCAAGGAAAATGCCCTCAATTTGATGGAAGAAGCCATAAAAAGTGCAGACCCTTACGAAGCAGTCAAAAAGGCCCTAAAAGTTGAGGATAACAATCTCATCGTTAGGGGGAAGGAATTCCCAATAAACGGTGGAATCTATGTACTGGCCTTTGGAAAAGCCGCCTGTTCTATGTCTAAGGCCGTTGAAGATGTTCTGGGAGATAAAATAGTAGAAGGAATAGCCGTCACGAAGTATGGTTATGGACTTCATTTGAGGAAGATTAAAGTGATTGAAGCGGGCCATCCAATCCCCGATGAAAACTCAATGAAAGGGGCCCAGTTGGGAGTTGAACTTGCCAAAAAAGTTGGGAAAGATGATATTCTTTTGGTGCTGATCTCGGGTGGGGGTTCTGCATTATTCATGCTTCCTGAGGATGGAATAAGTTTGGAAGATAAGATGAAAACGAATGAGCTCCTCCTTAAAAGTGGTGCTAAAATCTATGAGATTAACACTGTTAGAAAGCACATTTCAAAAGTTAAGGGAGGAAAGCTGGCTAAACTCGTTAAAGGAACGCTTATAAGCTTAATTCTTTCCGATGTGGTTGGTGATCCTCTCGAGGCAATAGCTTCTGGGCCAACTGTGAAAGATCCAACAACTTTTCAAGATGCTTATAGACTTCTAAAGCTCTACAATGTTTGGGACAAACTGCCTGAGAGTGTTAAAATGCACATAGAACTTGGCATTAAGGGAGAGAGGGAAGAAACTCTAAAAGAGGATTTACCCAATGTGCACAACTTCCTTATAGCAAGCAATTCTCTTGCCTGTGAAGCGGCAAAGAGAAAAGCGGAGGAATTGGGATTAAATGCTTACATCCTAACGACCACGTTAGAGGGGGAAGCGAGGGAGGTTGCCATAGCCTTTGGTTCTATTATTGAGGAAATATATCATAGGGAAAGGCCCTTTAAGAGACCGTGTGTTTTAATAGCTGGTGGAGAGACAACGGTAACTATTGAGGGTGAGCCGGGTCTTGGAGGGCCGAATCAAGAGTTCGCTTTGAGCATAGCAAGAAAGATCTCTGGGCTTAGGGGCGTGGCAGTTTTAGCAATGGACACGGATGGTACGGATGGCCCCACGGATGCAGCGGGAGGACTAGTGGACTCTTATACGCTGAGTTGCTTGAGAGAGAAGGGCCTTGATGTGGAGGAATTCCTTAAGGCTCACAATGCTTATGAAGCTTTGAAAGCTGGAAAAGCCCTGCTTGTAACGGGTCCAACAAGGACAAATGTGAATTCGATAATTATTGCGGTGATTTTCTGA
- a CDS encoding aspartate kinase has product MIYKLFNNRIVVKFGGSSVRFSFRETLELVKSLCEGNKVVVVLSALKGVTDLLLDLSKSKNPELLEKFEEIHLELIERLGIDVNLESEFKELEFIIKNEKLFPSIDAYVSHVLSFGERLSVKIFSRSLEDHGINATAVDAFYLIKTNEDFSNAKVDLEKTGKNIWVIEELLKDSVPIVTGFLGNFNGFRTTLGRGGSDYTASVLGRLLNARAILIMSDVEGIYTADPRIVKDAKIVPFISYHEALIASRLGMKALHERAVEPIVGRVPIIFGKTSNRKLGSLVSHVSSKMPIITHKISEEMAKISIVGSPNVDVRWPIAERADNYVAFLVTRDELENALNELHEVVFNES; this is encoded by the coding sequence GTGATTTACAAACTCTTTAATAATAGAATTGTTGTTAAGTTTGGGGGTAGTTCAGTTAGATTCTCTTTTAGGGAAACGTTGGAGCTGGTGAAGAGTCTCTGTGAAGGAAACAAGGTTGTGGTTGTTCTTTCAGCATTAAAAGGTGTTACAGATTTACTATTGGACTTATCAAAAAGCAAAAATCCAGAACTCCTTGAGAAATTTGAGGAAATACATTTAGAACTCATAGAAAGGCTTGGAATCGACGTGAACCTTGAAAGTGAATTCAAGGAGTTGGAATTTATAATAAAAAATGAGAAATTATTTCCGAGTATAGATGCTTACGTAAGTCATGTTCTCTCATTTGGAGAAAGATTGTCAGTAAAGATATTCTCAAGATCCTTGGAGGATCATGGAATAAATGCAACGGCGGTCGATGCATTTTACTTAATAAAAACAAATGAGGATTTCAGTAACGCTAAGGTTGATTTGGAAAAAACAGGAAAAAACATCTGGGTAATAGAGGAGCTATTAAAGGATAGCGTTCCTATTGTGACAGGATTCCTTGGTAACTTTAATGGCTTTAGGACCACATTGGGTCGAGGAGGGAGTGATTATACAGCCTCAGTCTTGGGCCGTCTTCTAAATGCCAGAGCAATTCTAATCATGAGTGATGTGGAAGGAATTTACACTGCCGACCCGAGAATAGTCAAGGATGCAAAAATTGTCCCGTTCATATCTTATCATGAAGCTTTAATTGCTTCCAGACTTGGGATGAAGGCTTTACATGAGAGAGCTGTTGAACCAATAGTGGGCAGGGTCCCGATAATATTTGGAAAAACAAGTAATCGAAAACTGGGGTCGTTGGTCTCCCATGTAAGCTCCAAAATGCCGATAATTACTCATAAGATTTCTGAAGAGATGGCAAAGATCAGTATAGTTGGATCCCCTAATGTTGATGTTCGGTGGCCAATTGCAGAACGGGCAGACAACTACGTGGCTTTTCTTGTCACCAGAGATGAACTTGAAAATGCCCTAAACGAGCTTCATGAGGTGGTTTTTAATGAGAGTTAA
- a CDS encoding homoserine kinase, giving the protein MRVKVMVPATIANFGPGFDAFGLCLEKPIDIIELRESDEIRVEVKGFDVPDDPERNVASISVLALLKMLKVDTGFRIRIRKEIKPKGGLGSSGASALGGALAAARFFGIEDKELIVKAALEGEKVASGSAHGDNIIPALFGGFTILNSLNPLEVFNLDVKFKLVVVLPDVEVSTKKARAVLPEHVPRSDAVRNIALASSLVLALKENDIENVGRFLDDHLALPYRKSLIPWFDKVVNAALESGAYGVSLSGSGPAMFALGKNLKDIGKAMVEAFREEGINAEYFISKVGGGARCLGV; this is encoded by the coding sequence ATGAGAGTTAAAGTGATGGTTCCAGCAACAATAGCGAACTTTGGTCCAGGCTTTGATGCCTTCGGGCTTTGCTTAGAAAAACCAATTGACATTATTGAGCTTAGAGAAAGCGATGAGATCAGGGTAGAGGTGAAAGGCTTTGATGTACCTGATGATCCTGAAAGAAACGTGGCTTCAATTTCTGTTCTTGCACTTCTAAAAATGCTTAAGGTGGATACAGGATTTAGGATTAGGATCAGGAAGGAAATAAAACCTAAAGGCGGTCTTGGAAGTTCTGGAGCTTCTGCATTGGGGGGAGCGCTAGCAGCTGCAAGGTTCTTTGGAATAGAGGATAAAGAACTCATAGTGAAAGCTGCACTTGAGGGAGAAAAGGTTGCATCGGGGAGTGCTCATGGGGATAATATTATTCCAGCACTTTTTGGAGGATTTACAATTCTTAACTCTCTTAATCCTCTTGAAGTGTTTAACCTTGATGTAAAGTTTAAACTCGTCGTAGTTCTTCCTGATGTGGAAGTAAGCACAAAAAAAGCAAGGGCCGTTTTACCAGAACACGTTCCACGAAGTGATGCCGTAAGAAACATTGCATTAGCAAGTTCCTTGGTCTTGGCCCTAAAGGAGAACGATATAGAAAATGTTGGTAGGTTTTTGGACGATCATTTGGCCCTCCCATATAGGAAATCTCTCATTCCTTGGTTTGATAAAGTTGTGAATGCAGCATTGGAAAGTGGGGCATATGGGGTTTCTTTGTCCGGATCTGGCCCAGCTATGTTTGCATTGGGTAAAAATCTGAAGGATATTGGGAAGGCCATGGTTGAGGCTTTTAGGGAGGAGGGAATTAATGCGGAATATTTCATCAGTAAGGTTGGAGGAGGGGCAAGATGCTTAGGTGTATAG
- the thrC gene encoding threonine synthase, whose product MLRCIECGKIYGENEVRYRCECNGLLEVLIDLENIENVFNGENIHLWKYREFLPVEKRVSLNEGGTPLYRLENLQKELNMKELYVKNEGANPTGSFKDRGMTVGVSKALELGMDKVICASTGNTSASLAAYAARANIKAYVLVPSGKIALGKLAQAIVYGAKVVPIKGNFDDALRVVVEASEELGVYMLNSINPFRLEGQKTIAFEVFDQLKFVPDKVILPVGNAGNISAIWKGFKELYEAGIIDKLPQMIGIQAKGASPLVRAWKEKRAFVSEENPETVATAIRIGNPANWPKAWKAVRESKGLLEDVSDEEILSAQRLLASKEGIFVEPASASSLAGLMKLKKLGLIEEDESVVLITTGHGLKDPNIILENFTLPEPIAPCLKEFKEVM is encoded by the coding sequence ATGCTTAGGTGTATAGAATGCGGTAAAATTTACGGGGAAAATGAGGTTAGGTATAGGTGTGAGTGCAATGGCTTGCTTGAGGTTTTAATAGATTTGGAAAACATTGAGAACGTTTTCAATGGGGAAAACATACATCTGTGGAAGTATAGGGAATTTCTCCCTGTTGAAAAGAGGGTTTCACTTAATGAAGGGGGAACACCACTATATCGTTTGGAAAACTTGCAAAAAGAACTCAATATGAAAGAGCTTTATGTAAAAAATGAAGGAGCCAACCCAACGGGATCTTTCAAGGACAGGGGGATGACAGTTGGAGTCTCAAAGGCTTTGGAGCTTGGAATGGACAAAGTGATCTGTGCCTCAACTGGTAATACTTCAGCATCCTTGGCAGCATATGCGGCTAGGGCCAATATAAAAGCTTATGTTCTTGTACCAAGCGGAAAGATTGCCTTGGGTAAACTTGCACAGGCGATAGTTTATGGTGCAAAGGTCGTTCCGATTAAAGGGAACTTTGATGATGCTCTGAGAGTTGTGGTTGAGGCAAGCGAGGAATTAGGTGTTTACATGTTAAATTCGATAAATCCTTTCCGTCTTGAGGGTCAAAAGACAATTGCTTTTGAGGTATTTGATCAGCTGAAGTTTGTTCCGGATAAGGTTATATTACCCGTTGGAAATGCAGGGAACATATCGGCAATCTGGAAGGGATTCAAAGAGCTTTATGAGGCCGGGATTATAGATAAACTTCCTCAAATGATTGGAATTCAAGCAAAAGGAGCCTCGCCTCTAGTCAGGGCATGGAAGGAGAAGAGAGCCTTTGTTTCAGAAGAAAATCCTGAAACTGTTGCAACGGCCATAAGAATTGGAAACCCAGCCAATTGGCCAAAAGCCTGGAAAGCTGTTAGAGAATCGAAGGGGCTTTTAGAAGACGTAAGTGACGAGGAGATTTTAAGTGCTCAAAGACTTTTGGCATCAAAGGAGGGGATTTTTGTTGAACCAGCTTCGGCCTCCTCTTTAGCAGGTTTAATGAAGTTAAAAAAACTGGGGTTAATTGAAGAGGATGAAAGTGTGGTTTTGATTACAACTGGACATGGATTAAAAGACCCCAACATAATTCTCGAAAATTTCACACTTCCGGAGCCAATAGCCCCATGTTTAAAGGAGTTCAAGGAGGTTATGTAA
- the asd gene encoding aspartate-semialdehyde dehydrogenase: MEVAILGATGLVGQTFVKLLETHPWFEIKRLIASQRSKGKRFDEVAVGNIPEDIGEIKIESLSDFLKNPEVDLIFSALPSSIAWGVEEELAKRVPVFSNASSHRYEEDIPILVPEVNGEHLNLIEVQKKERGWKGFIVTNPNCSTAILAISLKALSKFGIRRVNVVTMQAISGAGFNGLSAMHIFDNVIPYIEKEEWKIENESRKILGKLEKNKIMPVNFKISAITTRVPVSHGHTEAVFVDLDEDPTVGELKKSLESFDPLRALKLPSYAKPLLYREVPQPKLHKDLGSGMTVTFGRMERIGEGKFKYITLGHNLIRGAAGGSILNAELAYMHGIL; this comes from the coding sequence ATGGAAGTAGCTATTTTGGGAGCGACGGGTCTTGTTGGGCAGACTTTTGTAAAACTCCTTGAAACTCACCCCTGGTTTGAAATAAAGCGCTTAATAGCGTCCCAAAGATCAAAGGGGAAGAGGTTTGATGAGGTTGCAGTAGGGAATATCCCAGAGGACATTGGGGAGATTAAGATTGAATCTTTGAGTGATTTTCTAAAAAATCCTGAGGTAGATCTAATTTTCTCGGCTCTACCTTCCTCAATTGCGTGGGGGGTTGAGGAAGAGCTCGCTAAGAGGGTCCCCGTTTTTAGCAACGCATCCTCTCATAGATATGAGGAAGACATTCCGATTTTGGTTCCAGAGGTTAATGGAGAACATTTAAACTTGATTGAAGTCCAGAAGAAGGAAAGGGGCTGGAAAGGATTCATAGTGACTAACCCAAACTGCTCTACAGCTATTCTGGCAATTTCACTCAAAGCTCTTTCAAAGTTTGGAATACGGAGGGTTAATGTAGTGACCATGCAGGCCATCTCTGGAGCAGGATTTAATGGACTTTCAGCCATGCATATTTTTGACAACGTAATCCCCTACATCGAAAAGGAGGAATGGAAGATTGAGAACGAATCAAGGAAAATACTTGGAAAACTTGAGAAGAACAAGATAATGCCAGTAAACTTTAAAATCTCGGCCATAACAACAAGGGTTCCAGTTTCACACGGTCATACTGAGGCAGTTTTTGTTGATCTTGATGAGGATCCAACTGTTGGAGAACTCAAGAAATCCCTTGAATCATTTGATCCATTGAGGGCTCTTAAGCTCCCATCATACGCAAAACCTCTCCTCTATAGGGAGGTTCCTCAGCCCAAACTTCATAAGGATTTGGGCAGTGGGATGACGGTAACTTTTGGGAGGATGGAGAGAATTGGAGAAGGGAAATTTAAATATATCACATTGGGCCACAACTTAATTAGAGGGGCTGCCGGTGGATCAATTTTAAACGCCGAACTGGCTTATATGCATGGAATTCTATGA
- a CDS encoding alanyl-tRNA editing protein encodes MGVKTHTALHVLKGAVVKVLGEEAKWTAAVYVNGNHGRLTIKFNRKPTKEEVAMIEELANRKIEENAPIKVYELLREEAEKRFGEDMYDLFSIPPEVRRLKIVVIDGWNVNACNKDHTKTTGEIGRIKITKVRFRKSKELLEISFDVV; translated from the coding sequence ATGGGGGTTAAAACTCACACTGCCTTGCATGTGTTAAAAGGAGCTGTTGTGAAGGTTTTAGGTGAGGAAGCAAAATGGACTGCCGCTGTTTATGTTAACGGAAATCATGGTAGGTTAACAATTAAGTTCAATCGAAAGCCCACAAAAGAGGAGGTTGCAATGATTGAAGAGCTTGCCAATAGAAAGATCGAAGAAAATGCTCCAATTAAAGTATATGAGCTCCTAAGGGAAGAGGCAGAGAAAAGGTTTGGAGAAGATATGTACGATCTCTTTTCAATTCCACCTGAAGTTAGAAGGCTCAAAATAGTTGTTATTGATGGGTGGAACGTGAATGCCTGCAACAAAGATCATACTAAAACAACTGGCGAAATTGGGAGGATAAAGATTACGAAAGTCCGGTTTAGGAAAAGTAAAGAGCTTTTGGAAATAAGTTTCGATGTAGTCTAA
- a CDS encoding thymidine kinase: protein MHPEGFLEVITGPMFAGKTSELIKRIERQIFAKRKAALFKPSIDNRYSEDKIVAHNGLSYEAFVVPTTEEGVKMIYQKTKEEEFEVIGIDEVQFFPMSIVEVLNKLADEGIYVIASGLNLDFKGDAFEVTKELLAMADNIVYLTAICSVCGREATRTQRLINGKPAPRDSPRILVGGMEAYEARCRKHHIVP, encoded by the coding sequence ATGCATCCAGAAGGATTCTTAGAGGTTATCACAGGTCCTATGTTTGCTGGAAAAACAAGCGAACTCATTAAGAGGATTGAAAGGCAAATATTTGCAAAAAGAAAAGCGGCTCTTTTTAAACCATCAATAGATAACAGGTACAGTGAAGACAAAATCGTAGCCCACAATGGGCTAAGTTATGAGGCCTTTGTTGTGCCAACCACGGAAGAAGGAGTGAAAATGATATACCAAAAAACAAAAGAAGAGGAGTTCGAAGTGATTGGTATTGATGAAGTGCAGTTCTTCCCGATGTCAATAGTAGAGGTTCTCAATAAACTAGCGGATGAAGGCATTTATGTTATCGCTTCAGGGCTTAACTTGGATTTCAAAGGTGATGCTTTTGAAGTTACAAAAGAACTCCTCGCAATGGCCGACAATATAGTGTACTTAACAGCCATATGCAGTGTTTGTGGAAGAGAGGCCACAAGAACCCAGAGACTCATAAATGGAAAACCCGCACCGAGGGATTCACCAAGAATACTCGTGGGAGGAATGGAGGCCTACGAAGCACGGTGCAGAAAGCATCACATAGTACCTTAG